The Scleropages formosus chromosome 11, fSclFor1.1, whole genome shotgun sequence genome window below encodes:
- the LOC108940901 gene encoding neuronal acetylcholine receptor subunit beta-4-like, whose amino-acid sequence MNWLLHKERYNKLIRPAINRTERVTIRLQVSLAQLISVNEREQIMTTNVWLTQNWIDYRLSWDPSEYDGIDKIRIPSRHIWLPDIVLYNNADGTYEVTVFTNVIVQFNGSIFWLPPAIYKSACKIEVKHFPFDQQNCTLKFRSWTYDYTEIDLVLKSDVASMDDFTPSGEWDILALPGRRTVNPADPTYVDVTYDFIIKRKPLFYTINLIIPCVLITSLAILVFYLPSDCGEKMTLCISVLLALTVFLLLISKIVPPTSLDVPLIGKYLMFTMVLVTFSIITSVCVLNVHHRSPSTHTMPTWVKLLFLVKLPGLLFMRRPQNNSARRCLREQRRLREQRDALGMACSTPPPKTISSSSVRSTLGRSGGKSTAPFALNSSLRKGEPRPTDPHTDGLSSLYNLHQRALSDWGADVQEAVDGVRFVADHMMGDDDDQSVIEDWKYVAMVVDRMFLWIFVIVCVVGTLGLFLQPLFQQQPMPMQQHSRETPRRDGHRR is encoded by the exons ATGAACTGGCTGCTGCATAAGGAGCGGTACAACAAGCTGATCCGTCCTGCCATCAACCGAACGGAACGTGTCACCATCAGACTGCAGGTGTCCCTTGCCCAGCTCATCAGCGTG AACGAGAGGGAGCAGATCATGACGACCAACGTCTGGTTAACTCAG AATTGGATTGACTACAGACTTTCATGGGATCCCTCCGAATACGATGGGATAGACAAGATAAGAATTCCTTCACGACACATATGGCTCCCAGACATCGTGCTGTACAACAA TGCGGATGGCACATATGAAGTCACTGTCTTCACCAATGTCATCGTCCAGTTCAACGGGAGTATCTTCTGGCTCCCACCAGCCATCTACAAGAGCGCCTGCAAGATTGAGGTGAAGCACTTCCCCTTCGACCAGCAGAACTGCACACTCAAGTTCCGCTCATGGACCTACGACTACACTGAGATCGACCTGGTGCTGAAGAGCGATGTGGCCAGCATGGATGACTTCACCCCCAGTGGGGAATGGGACATTCTGGCCCTCCCAGGCAGACGGACAGTCAACCCTGCAGATCCCACCTATGTGGATGTCACCTATGACTTCATCATCAAGAGGAAACCCCTCTTTTACACCATTAACTTGATCATCCCATGTGTGCTCATCACCTCGCTCGCCATCCTGGTCTTCTACCTGCCTTCCGACTGTGGTGAAAAGATGACCCTCTgcatctctgtgctgctggCACTTACTGTCTTCCTGCTACTGATCTCCAAGATCGTGCCCCCCACATCGCTGGACGTGCCCCTGATCGGAAAATATCTGATGTTTACCATGGTGCTAGTGACCTTCTCCATCatcaccagtgtgtgtgtgctcaatGTACACCACCGCTCACCCAGTACCCACACCATGCCAACCTGGGTCAAACTGCTCTTCCTCGTAAAGCTCCCTGGCCTGCTCTTTATGAGACGCCCGCAGAACAACTCTGCGCGACGGTGTCTTCGAGAGCAGCGGCGGCTCCGGGAGCAAAGGGACGCGCTAGGCATGGCGTGCTCAACCCCTCCCCCAAAAACTATCTCGTCCTCTTCCGTGCGCTCTACACTGGGGCGATCGGGGGGCAAGAGCACAGCCCCGTTTGCACTCAATTCGTCCCTAAGGAAGGGCGAACCACGTCCCACAGATCCCCACACAGATGGGCTCTCCTCATTGTACAATCTGCATCAGCGAGCGCTTTCGGACTGGGGGGCCGATGTGCAGGAGGCTGTGGACGGCGTGCGATTTGTAGCTGACCACATGATGGGAGATGATGATGACCAGAGC GTTATCGAGGACTGGAAGTATGTGGCCATGGTGGTGGACAGGATGTTCCTCTGGATCTTTGTCATCGTGTGTGTGGTGGGCACCCTGGGGCTCTTCCTGCAGCCCCTCTTTCAGCAGCAGCCCATGCCgatgcagcagcacagcagagagACGCCGAGGAGAGACGGACATCGACGCTGA
- the LOC108940777 gene encoding neuronal acetylcholine receptor subunit alpha-3-like isoform X1 has protein sequence MRVQRGSGFPACALLLLLLLPGASCSEAEHRLFSVIFSKYNQYIRPVENVSDPVIVQFEVSMSQLVKVDEVNQIMETNLWLRHIWNDYKLRWDPKEFGGVEFIRVPSNRIWKPDIVLYNNAVGDFQVDDKTKALLRYNGDVTWIPPAIFKSSCKIDVTYFPFDYQNCTMKFGSWTYDKAKIDLVLIGSTINLKDFWESGEWMIIDAPGYKHDIKYNCCEEIYTDITYSLYIRRLPLFYTINMIIPCLLISFLTVLVFYLPSDCGEKVTLCISVLLSLTVFLLVITETIPSTSLVIPLIGEYLLFTMIFVTLSIVITVFVLNVHYRTPKTHTMPAWVRHVFLGMLPRVMFMTRPERDPIPPPPHSPPPPKQHNLSGGLHQHQHLLLSTELCNLNNLNRDATKAGSSFLCREGRCNCCWRQRSTKLPADGGGGIVRGLGTITGIGGNGSSCSSSESLEGGKLSLPTLSQEVRDAIESVKYIAENMRLQNEAKEVQDDWKYVAMVIDRIFLWVFILVCILGTAGLFLQPLLMGEDI, from the exons ATGCGGGTCCAGCGGGGCTCCGGTTTCCCTGCCTGCGCccttctgctcctcctgcttctcccaG GAGCGTCTTGCTCTGAGGCTGAGCACAGGCTTTTCTCGGTCATCTTCTCCAAGTACAACCAGTACATCCGGCCCGTGGAAAATGTGTCGGACCCGGTCATCGTGCAGTTCGAGGTGTCCATGTCTCAGCTGGTGAAAGTG GATGAGGTTAACCAAATCATGGAAACCAACCTGTGGCTCAGACAt ATTTGGAATGACTACAAACTGAGGTGGGATCCCAAAGAGTTCGGTGGAGTAGAATTCATTCGGGTGCCATCAAACAGAATCTGGAAACCAGACATCGTTCTCTATAATAA TGCAGTGGGAGACTTCCAGGTGGATGACAAGACCAAGGCCTTGCTACGCTACAATGGAGATGTCACGTGGATTCCACCTGCCATCTTCAAGAGCTCCTGCAAAATTGATGTGACCTACTTCCCCTTTGACTACCAGAACTGCACCATGAAGTTTGGCTCGTGGACTTACGACAAGGCCAAGATCGACTTGGTCCTAATCGGCTCAACCATCAACCTGAAGGACTTCTGGGAGAGCGGCGAATGGATGATCATTGATGCCCCAGGGTATAAGCATGACATCAAGTACAACTGCTGTGAGGAGATCTACACCGACATCACGTACTCTCTTTATATCCGCCGGCTTCCACTTTTCTACACAATAAACATGATAATCCCCTGTCTGCTTATTTCCTTCCTTACTGTACTGGTCTTTTACCTGCCTTCAGACTGCGGCGAGAAGGTCACTCTGTGCATCTCTGTGCTGCTCTCCCTTACCGTGTTCCTCTTGGTCATCACCGAGACCATCCCCTCCACCTCGCTGGTCATTCCACTCATTGGCGAGTACCTCCTCTTCACCATGATCTTTGTGACCCTCTCTATTGTCATCACTGTCTTTGTGCTCAATGTACACTACCGCACACCCAAGACGCACACCATGCCTGCCTGGGTGCGTCACGTCTTCCTGGGGATGCTGCCTAGGGTGATGTTTATGACCCGGCCAGAGAGGGATCCCATCCCCCCACCTCCTCACTCGCCACCACCCCCAAAACAGCACAATCTGAGCGGGGGCCtacaccagcaccagcaccttCTCCTCAGCACCGAGCTCTGCAACCTCAACAACCTCAACCGCGATGCCACCAAGGCCGGCTCAAGCTTCCTGTGCCGGGAGGGACGCTGCAACTGCTGCTGGCGGCAGAGATCTACCAAGCTCCCGGCTGATGGGGGCGGGGGCATCGTGCGTGGACTGGGCACCATCACCGGGATCGGTGGTAACGGAAGCTCTTGCTCCAGCTCAGAGTCCTTGGAGGGTGGAAAATTGTCCCTGCCCACCCTCTCGCAAGAGGTACGGGACGCTATTGAAAGCGTTAAGTACATCGCCGAGAACATGAGACTACAGAATGAAGCCAAAGAG GTTCAAGATGACTGGAAGTACGTGGCTATGGTGATTGACAGGATCTTCCTGTGGGTTTTTATTCTGGTCTGCATTCTGGGAACTGCAggcctcttcctccagcctctcTTAATGGGAGAGGACATTTGA
- the LOC108940777 gene encoding neuronal acetylcholine receptor subunit alpha-3-like isoform X2 → MSQLVKVDEVNQIMETNLWLRHIWNDYKLRWDPKEFGGVEFIRVPSNRIWKPDIVLYNNAVGDFQVDDKTKALLRYNGDVTWIPPAIFKSSCKIDVTYFPFDYQNCTMKFGSWTYDKAKIDLVLIGSTINLKDFWESGEWMIIDAPGYKHDIKYNCCEEIYTDITYSLYIRRLPLFYTINMIIPCLLISFLTVLVFYLPSDCGEKVTLCISVLLSLTVFLLVITETIPSTSLVIPLIGEYLLFTMIFVTLSIVITVFVLNVHYRTPKTHTMPAWVRHVFLGMLPRVMFMTRPERDPIPPPPHSPPPPKQHNLSGGLHQHQHLLLSTELCNLNNLNRDATKAGSSFLCREGRCNCCWRQRSTKLPADGGGGIVRGLGTITGIGGNGSSCSSSESLEGGKLSLPTLSQEVRDAIESVKYIAENMRLQNEAKEVQDDWKYVAMVIDRIFLWVFILVCILGTAGLFLQPLLMGEDI, encoded by the exons ATGTCTCAGCTGGTGAAAGTG GATGAGGTTAACCAAATCATGGAAACCAACCTGTGGCTCAGACAt ATTTGGAATGACTACAAACTGAGGTGGGATCCCAAAGAGTTCGGTGGAGTAGAATTCATTCGGGTGCCATCAAACAGAATCTGGAAACCAGACATCGTTCTCTATAATAA TGCAGTGGGAGACTTCCAGGTGGATGACAAGACCAAGGCCTTGCTACGCTACAATGGAGATGTCACGTGGATTCCACCTGCCATCTTCAAGAGCTCCTGCAAAATTGATGTGACCTACTTCCCCTTTGACTACCAGAACTGCACCATGAAGTTTGGCTCGTGGACTTACGACAAGGCCAAGATCGACTTGGTCCTAATCGGCTCAACCATCAACCTGAAGGACTTCTGGGAGAGCGGCGAATGGATGATCATTGATGCCCCAGGGTATAAGCATGACATCAAGTACAACTGCTGTGAGGAGATCTACACCGACATCACGTACTCTCTTTATATCCGCCGGCTTCCACTTTTCTACACAATAAACATGATAATCCCCTGTCTGCTTATTTCCTTCCTTACTGTACTGGTCTTTTACCTGCCTTCAGACTGCGGCGAGAAGGTCACTCTGTGCATCTCTGTGCTGCTCTCCCTTACCGTGTTCCTCTTGGTCATCACCGAGACCATCCCCTCCACCTCGCTGGTCATTCCACTCATTGGCGAGTACCTCCTCTTCACCATGATCTTTGTGACCCTCTCTATTGTCATCACTGTCTTTGTGCTCAATGTACACTACCGCACACCCAAGACGCACACCATGCCTGCCTGGGTGCGTCACGTCTTCCTGGGGATGCTGCCTAGGGTGATGTTTATGACCCGGCCAGAGAGGGATCCCATCCCCCCACCTCCTCACTCGCCACCACCCCCAAAACAGCACAATCTGAGCGGGGGCCtacaccagcaccagcaccttCTCCTCAGCACCGAGCTCTGCAACCTCAACAACCTCAACCGCGATGCCACCAAGGCCGGCTCAAGCTTCCTGTGCCGGGAGGGACGCTGCAACTGCTGCTGGCGGCAGAGATCTACCAAGCTCCCGGCTGATGGGGGCGGGGGCATCGTGCGTGGACTGGGCACCATCACCGGGATCGGTGGTAACGGAAGCTCTTGCTCCAGCTCAGAGTCCTTGGAGGGTGGAAAATTGTCCCTGCCCACCCTCTCGCAAGAGGTACGGGACGCTATTGAAAGCGTTAAGTACATCGCCGAGAACATGAGACTACAGAATGAAGCCAAAGAG GTTCAAGATGACTGGAAGTACGTGGCTATGGTGATTGACAGGATCTTCCTGTGGGTTTTTATTCTGGTCTGCATTCTGGGAACTGCAggcctcttcctccagcctctcTTAATGGGAGAGGACATTTGA